A genomic region of Rhipicephalus sanguineus isolate Rsan-2018 chromosome 3, BIME_Rsan_1.4, whole genome shotgun sequence contains the following coding sequences:
- the LOC125757582 gene encoding uncharacterized protein LOC125757582 isoform X2: MRQYREVSSATAARCGPRGVYVFKVLPRCSSSEDADAERQIKKTRLLNRKLTATLKRLPCVRILNAEHVGLHSRAVSPLDVQRHPLPP; encoded by the exons atgcgacaatataggg aagttagttctgcaactgcagcacgatgtggcccccgtggtgtatacgtcttcaaagtgctgccacgttgctccagctctgaagacgccgatgcagagcgccagatcaagaaaacgcgcttgctgaaccgcaagctgacggctacgctgaaacgcctgccgtgtgttcgaatcttgaacgccgag catgttggtcttcattcgagagctgtctcacctttggatgttcagaggcatccacttccaccttga
- the LOC125757582 gene encoding uncharacterized protein LOC125757582 isoform X1, protein MRQYREVSSATAARCGPRGVYVFKVLPRCSSSEDADAERQIKKTRLLNRKLTATLKRLPCVRILNAEHRFLNSSKEPRRAFLAIDGYHVHRGQGIDQLAKIIVSSLARDFGPGVKSHAHSELGICYRLLKCSHCNTKGHEVLRVQQIPSPTFPT, encoded by the exons atgcgacaatataggg aagttagttctgcaactgcagcacgatgtggcccccgtggtgtatacgtcttcaaagtgctgccacgttgctccagctctgaagacgccgatgcagagcgccagatcaagaaaacgcgcttgctgaaccgcaagctgacggctacgctgaaacgcctgccgtgtgttcgaatcttgaacgccgag catcggtttctcaattcctcgaaagagccacgacgtgcgttcttagcaattgatgggtaccatgtgcacagaggccaagggatcgatcagctggccaaaatcatcgtcagttctcttgcccgtgacttcggacctggagtgaagtcacatgcacacagcgagctgggtatctgctacaggctgctgaagtgcagccactgcaacacaaaaggccacgaagtcctgcgagtgcagcaaattccttcgcctaccttcccaacatga